Proteins from a single region of Drosophila biarmipes strain raj3 chromosome 3R, RU_DBia_V1.1, whole genome shotgun sequence:
- the LOC108032071 gene encoding uncharacterized protein LOC108032071: MKNRNLRCIVTNCYDSGQQDSSSMFKLPVNPVIRQQWMENIGVFKDINLFNSRVCRRHFEEQCFGKTKVFPWAVPTLFLGENEVRHHSIKPKKNPIIRKCSVRNCPSRSTTERLHFFPSDPEMRKEWMDICHLTVDNKWLYICGRHFRRNFLPNCRGNLKKDAFPEFFLGLESEDPLVKSPRGRKPGRKRKPCPKSDDSGIDEENSKECRPPESCSNCLELKEQLAAALLKIKQLEEAQPPPAESDEEEELIFMLMK; the protein is encoded by the exons ATGAAAAACCGAAATCTTCGCTGCATTGTGACCAATTGTTACGACAGTGGTCAGCAGGACAGCAGCTCCATGTTCAAGCTACCCGTAAATCCGGTTATCAGGCAGCAGTGGATGGAGAACATTGGCGTCTTCAAAGACATAAACTTGTTCAACAGCAGGGTGTGTAGGCGTCACTTTGAGGAGCAGTGTTTTGGCAAGACAAAGGTGTTCCCTTGGGCTGTTCCCACGCTCTTTTTGG GTGAAAACGAGGTTCGGCATCATAGTATTAAACCCAAGAAGAACCCCATTATCCGCAAATGCAGCGTCAGGAATTGCCCTTCACGATCTACTACGGAAAGGCTGCACTTCTTTCCCTCAGATCCCGAGATGCGCAAGGAGTGGATGGATATATGCCACCTCACTGTGGACAATAAGTGGCTTTACATTTGCGGCAGGCACTTTCGCCGTAACTTTCTGCCAAATTGCAGAGGCAACCTCAAAAAGGACGCTTTTCCAGAGTTCTTCTTGGGTTTAGAAAGCGAAGATCCCCTGGTAAAGAGCCCCAGGGGTAGGAAGCCAGGTAGAAAGAGAAAACCCTGTCCCAAGAGCGACGACTCTGGCATCGATGAGGAAAACTCGAAGGAATGTAGGCCCCCGGAATCCTGCTCCAACTGCCTTGAGCTCAAGGAACAATTGGCAGCCGCCCTCCTCAAAATCAAACAGCTTGAGGAGGCTCAACCACCCCCAGCAGAAAGCGACGAGGAGGAAGAGCTCATTTTCATGCTAATGAAGTAG